CCTTCTCCGGCAGTGAGAAAAAGAGGGTCTTTCCCCTCCTCTCCGTCTCTGCGGTAGATACCCCCGGTCTGTCCTTCTTCGTTTTTATCAGAATATTGAACGCTGGCAAACACCATGGCCTGATGTGTTACATCCGGGTCATCTCCTGCATCCTTTTTAACAGCGCATACCGCCTTTTGCTGTCTCAGGACAACATGAAAAAGAGGAAGATCAGCCGACCTTCCTTTTGGCGTCATAAGTGTCATATGCTGTAATTCACTCCCGGTTAACAGCATGGCCGCTGCTGCTTTGGCAGCAACAGCGGCACAGGTTCCTGTTGTGAATCCGCTTCTTAATTCCTGTTTTTCCATCTTCCTGCATCTTTCCTGCCCATTCTTTCCAGGCATCACGGAATATCCAAAACGTATCTCCTCTTTCCCGCCAATGCTTTCTGTGCAGAGCCTGTCCCGCTTTACCGGACGTAAAGGGATACCCACAGGATATTTCCTTTTAAGGTTTATTATAAAATATTTTCTCTTACGGTGCAAGAAAATCCTGAGTTTTCTTCGTTCCTGCCCACGCTTTCCAGGCAGGGCCCACCCCGCTCTATCGGGTGTTAAGGGATACCCGCAGGTCATTTCCTATACTTCTTCACCCTTTAACAGAGCTTCGTTTTTCAATTCTCTTTTTCTTTTTGTAATCAGGCCTCCGATACGGCCGCTTTCCTTTGCACTCAGACTACGCCAGCCGCTCTCTATTACCTTATCACCAAGGCCAAGCTCTGATGCAATTTCAAATTTAAGTACTTCCTCCGGCTTCATATTACGAGGATCAAATGGTTCGTTTCTCTTTCCCTTTGACATATTTTCAAATCTCCTTTTCTTAAATCTAAAGAGAGTATGCCCCCTACCAGGAGAATTAAACGTACATTCCTTCCAGTATTTTCAAAAAAAACAGGCTGCTGCGGAACTCTGGTCCGCTTCAGCCTGTTTTTTAGTTTCCTGCCTTTGCAATGCCCTTTTATCTTCTGGGGATGATGATAGCCGCAATGAAATAGGCCACAATACCCGTGCCTGTGCAGGCCAGCACTGCCCACAAAAGCCTGATAAGGGTAGAATCCACGTTAAAATATTCCGCAATTCCGCCACATACCCCGCAAAGCATTTTGTCCGTATCGGAACGGTATAATTTCTTCTGATTGTCTTCCATTTGTTTATCTCCTTTCTGTTCTTTGACCTGTAAATCCTATCATTAATATTATCGGAACAAAAAACACTTCCGATAATCGGATGGTCGGGCTAAAAAGCAGCCCTTTTATTGAAACTTGCTTTGCAAGTTATTATAGGCTATATTATCGAAGCACTATATTATAATTCATTCATAAAATCCACCTGGATCGCTCCTGTCTTACATTCCAGATCCATATCTTTTCCAGCCCCGTTATCCATCTGCTTCCTGCCCTTTAAGGCCGCGCTGCCTTCATCTCCGACCTTTACAGCTCCCATTTTGCACGAGATATCATAATTGTAATCTTCCTTTTTCCCGGCTAGTTCAAGCTTTATGGCACCGACCTGGCATACCGCCTCGACATCTCCGGAAGTCATTCCGGAAAATTCCACGGCACCGGCACTGGTTTCCACGGAAAGATTTCCCACGCTGCCGCCATTGATCTTTATGGCACCGGCCTTTGTTTCAATATTCAGTTCTTCTGCGGAAAGAGCCTGAGCCGTCATCGCCGGACCGGAACCGTCATAGCCTGAGAAACGGCTTGAATGGACTGATTTTAAGTTAACGTCGGAAAAGCGGTAATTCTTTGGAACCTGAACCGTAAAAAGCAGATCCGGACCATCCTTTCTTTTCCAGCCATCATATTCCTGAAGCTCCAAATCACCATTCTCTTCGTACAGGATAAAACAGGATTGATCTCTGTTGCAAAAAATCTTAACCTCATTTCCCTTGGGATCTTCCACAAAAACAACATTTCCTGTACGTATTACTATATCCAGATTTTTTACTTCCTGAGAAGAAAAAATTTCCTGCCCCTTTTCTCCTAAATTAAAAACTTCCGGAACGTAAATATCATCAAAATTTACCCCTTCCCAAATACCATCCAGAGTAACTCCCGAAATTTCCCTTTCCCATTCAATGACTCTTTGAGGGACTATATCCCGTAAATTTCCTCCCAGCACAGCGGCTACGGCTGAAATCCCCCCGCCGATCAGGACGCAGACACTTCCGGCAATCAAACAAATCTTTACAAACCTTTTCATAAACGGCCTCTCCTTCCATGTAATAACCTGCTAAGGGCATTCACACAGCTTCTGAAAAGAAATGGAAGAAAGCTCCCATAAAAAGAACCGCAGAGGGCTAGTGCAATCATTCCTAAGCCAAGGAACAGGATTCCCAACCCTAAAAGCAGGGCTCCGCTTAAGGGATGAATCACCATGGAGACGACACTGCCCAAAATCAAACCGACCCCGGCCGCTAAAAGGGCAAAGGTCAGCGCACCGACTCCAACAACTGCTGCCACAAGGCAGCCTAAAATTCCTCCTAACAAGCCAACAAGACCTCCTCCGATTCCCATAAGGATAGGCGAAGCTGCAATAATTAATATGATCCATAAAACAGTTTTTACGGTACGGTTACCATCCATGCCTCTTCTTCGCCTGTTATGCTTTTTCTCCTGTCCTTCGTGACCGTATCGGCCGTCATCGGATACCTCCGGAAGATCATACCTCTTAGCCATCTGGTAATTCGGATCTTTAAACCGTTCATCCCGATAGCCAGTCTCCGTGAATTCTCCTCCATCATCTAAATTCCCGGATATGTCCGAGCGGATAATCGCTGCGATCCGCTCAGGGCTTTCAAACTCTTTGATTACCTTTTCTTCATTTTCCTGCCCCGCTTCTTCCAGATAATCCCTGTAATATTCGATAGCCTCCGCCTTTTCTTCATCTGGAATATCTGACAGCAGATACTCCAGCTCTCTCATAAACTCATCCCTGCTCATATATGTGCCTCCTCAAAAATCCGGGATATTTTCTGGGAGTAGCCTACCCACTCACCTTTATAGAGATTCAATTGAACCCTTCCTTTTTCCGTAATCTTATAATATCTTCGGTTCCTGCCATCAAATGCCAGATCATAAACCTCCAAACACTCTTCCTTCTGCAATCTTCGGAGTACCGGATAAAGGGTTGATTCTGAAATCTCAATGACATTTCTCACATCCTGCGTGATTTTATAACCATAGGTACCCTCCTGATCCCTTGACACTATTGCAAGGACAATGGCGTCCAATAATGCTGCTCCTGTGTTAAAAACCATGTGCCCACTCCTATTCTTATAATTGCCCACGCTTTCTGGGCATACAGGTATACCCGAAGGGTGTATCCTTATGATTGCCCAAGCCTTCCGGGCATACAGGTATACCCGAAGGGTGTATCCTTATGATTGCTCATATTCTCCGGGTATACATGTATACCCAAAGGGTGTATTCTTAATACTTGAACAACGTTATCTTATTTCATCCTTTGGCGCCTGAGGTATGATGACCGCAGCAATCACGTAAAGGACCAGGCTTCCTCCTACCAGAGAAAATCCCATGAACGAACGGAACAAATGGCGCCATGACTGAAGAAACATTAAAAGAACCCATATCAGCCTTATCATAACAGGATCCACCTGAAAATATTCTCCAATACCGCCGCATACACCACAGAGGACTCTGTTTTTTACAGACCGGTACAAACGTTTTGGTTCCACGATTGCCCACCTTCCTTTCTTCTATTGAACTGATATATAATATTATTTTATTCTCTATATTATACGTCGTATAATAATATTATATGCCATATAATATTACTTGTCAACACCTATTAAATTATTTATTCAACCCCCATAAAAAACTAAAAACGGATGCTTCAGGCAATTCACCTTGAAAGCATCCGTTGTCCATTCATCACCGTATCTGGGCGATCCGGTTTACCACATCAATATATTCGCTGCAATACATTTGATAAACTGTCATGACAGCTGCCCGAAAGCGCACCTGTTCTGACGAGCTTAGCTCCGTGACAATGCAGCCGGCCTTTATCAGCCGCTGCCTGACATTCTCCTCACGAATCTCCCACAGCCTTCTTTCATACCTGGCAGACTCTTCTGCGCAGGCTGTAATGATCTTTCTGTCCGCATCACTTAACTTCTCCCAGGTAGCCTGGGAGGCCACCTGCATCTCAGGGATCCTGGTGTGGGCATCCAGCGTAATGTATTTTGCCACCTCATAATGTCCCATGGTTTCATAGGATGGCCAGTTGTTTTCCGCACCATCGATGGTGCTGGTTTCTAAAGCTGCATAAACTTCAGAATAAGCCATTGGCACCGCTCTGGCACCAAGTGCCTCCACCATAGCCGACATCATGTCGGAATTGGCAACGCGAATGCGCATCTTTTTCATATCCTCTACGCATTTTATAGGGCGGGAAGAATTGTAAAAATGTCTGGCACCTGCATCATACCAGGAAAGGGCCACCAGATCGCTTTCCTTTAAATCCTCCTTAAATTCCTCTCCGATCTCTCCATCAAGCACTTTCCACATATGCTTTTCATCTCTGTACAGGTAAGGCAGCTGCAGTACATTAAATTTAGGCTTTATTTCGGCCAGGATCATGACCGAAACCCGGGCAAAATCGATCCCGCCGTATTGAAGCTGTTCCACCACTTCGTTTTCACTCCCCATTTCACCGCCGGCAAACACATTGATCTTGATCCTTCCGGACGTCTTTTCCTGCACCAGTTCTGCAAATTTACTTGCTCCCTGTACGGTTGGATAATCCTCCGGCTGGTTATCCGCATAGGAAAGCACATATTCCGGCGCTTCTTTCCTGCCCCCTAAAAAAAGAGCTTTCCCCGGATTTCCCGATTTCAGGAGAATGATTAAAAAGCAAGCTGCAGCCACTGCGAAAACAATCAAAGCCGCCCTTTTGGCAATCTGTTTGTCCATTCCTTTTACCCCCAAAACGCCTCCCCTGGGCACAGAGGAAGCGCTTGTTATTTATATTATTTTTGATTATGGATTGATGATGCTCTGTACTTCAGCGTCATCTACATTATCAGTATTAACCAGGATTACACCTGTATCTACTGTCTTTTCTTTTACGGTGTTTCCAGCAGACATTTCAAGAGCTGTCTTTACGCCGTCATATCCCATGTAAAACTGGCGCTGTACTACAGAAGACACATCGTATTCGCCGCTGCGGATCATGGTTTCAATTTCTGCAGAGAAGTCAAATCCAACCATGGAGATGTCGGTGCGTCCAGATTCTGTAAGACCAGTTACAAATCCTACGGTAGAACCGTTGTTAGGACCAAACACTGCTTTTAAGTTCGGATATGTGGTGATAAAGTCCTGGCAGAAACCTACTGCCTTGCTGATATCTCCATCGTTTACCTTAATATCGTTGTTTAATACCTGCCATTTTTCAGGAGCATTTTCCTGCCAGTACTCGTTAAAGCCCTTCACACGGTCATTGATGGTCTGAGAACCGGTGGAGCCAACCTGAATGGCGATCTGAGCATCTTCTGTTTCAGAAACTCCTTTGTCTTTCAGCCTGCGCATAAGTTCCTCAGCAGCAACTTTTCCTGCTTCTACGTTATTGGTCAGAAGAGCAGCACTGTAGTTTTCGCTATTGATCACTGTATCTACCAGAACTACCGGTATTCCTGAATTATACGCCTCTGTGATCGGAGCGTCAAGGGATACACTGTCTAAAGGAGCGATAACGATTCCATCTGCCTGTGCGGATACTGCATTCTGCAGCAGGGTAAGCTGGCCTTCGATATCTGATTCCAGAGCAGTTCCTACTACTACTACGTTGCAGCCCAGTTCCTTACCGGCCTGTTCTGCACCGGCCTGAAGCACGCTCCAGTACTGGTTTCCAAGAACCTTTACAATTACGTAAATGGTTTTCTCTCCCTTTGTTGTTTCACCCTTAGCGGAATCTTTTGATTCTTCCGCCTTTTCAGTAGCCGCCCCCTGGCTGGATTCTGCTGCCGCGGTGGTAGCGTTGCTTGACTGGCTTCCACAGCCGGTCAGACCGGCAACTGCCATAGCCGCTGCCAACAAAACTGCCGTTACTTTTCTCATTTCTTTTTTCCTCCTGAATTGATTGTTTTATTTTTTCAAGCCAAAAAACCGCTTGATTGCCCCTAAGTCTCCGCTCTTCTTCGCTGTCTGAGATGCCACTGCGATCAATAGGATAATACCTACGATCATCTGCTGCCAGAAGGAATTAACACCGTTTAAGTTCAGTCCGTTCCGGATTACTCCCATCATCAATGCTCCGATTACCGTATTAAGAATCGTTCCTTCTCCACCCAGGATGGAGATACCTCCCAATACAGACGCTGCAATCGCTTCCATCTCATAACCGTTTCCTGCCGTAGGCTGGGCACTGGAAAGACGGGAAGCAACCAGGATTCCGCAGATTGCTGCGGATAAACCGGAAATACAATATGCAAACATACGTGTCTTTACTGCATTAATTCCGGAAAGCTTTGCAGCCTCTAAGTTGGAACCACAGGCATAAATCTGACGTCCGATCCGCATTTTTGCAAGAACAATCCCTAACACTATAGCATAAACCAAAGTAATGATAACGCTGTAGGGAAGTCCATCCCCTCCGATCCTTCCGCCGCCCAGAACGTAAAACTGTTTCTGAATCTCCTTAGAAGGAATGTTCGTTGTATACAGAGGTGCACCGTTTACAAGCACGTTTGCCATGCCTCGGTATACCCACTGGGTTGCCAGAGTTGCAACAAAGGGCACAACGCCCAGAATTTCAATAAAAAATCCATTCATAATACCTGTCATGATACCCATGATCAGGCAAAGTGCGATACATACCACAAGAGGCAGTCCCTGCATCAGAAGTGATACCATAATAATGCCTGACAGTGCCATGGAAGCGCCGGCAGATAAATCGTTTCCTCCGCAGACCAGACAGAAGGTCAGGCCACAGCCGATGATGGTATAGGTAACGATCTGCTGCAGTAGGTTCTGCAGATTGGCCGGGGCTAAAAATTTAGCAGGCTGAAGAATCGAAAACAGCACAAACAGTCCGACCAGGATGCACAGTGAGTAGATTGCCCGCCGTGTGGCTGCATTTAGCTTGTTGAACGAACCGCCTTTCTTTTCCTGCACCATTGCTTTTAAGTTTCCCATCCTTACTCTCCCTTTCTATTACCGCTGCCTGTTAATACGGGCGCCGGTTTTCCTTCTAGTTTGTTATAACCTGCCGCAAGATACAGGATATCTTCCTGAGTAGCGGTCTTTGCATCTAATTCTCCGTTGATTTCACCCTGGTGAATGACCAGAATCCGGTCGCTCATGCCAAGGATCTCCGGCAGTTCAGAAGAAATCATGATAATGGACACTCCCTGGGCGCTCAGCTTGTTAAACAGCTCATACACCTCATACTTGGCTCCTACATCGATTCCTCTGGTTGGTTCGTCAACGATCAGCACCTTTACATCATTGCACAGCCATTTGGCTAAAACTACCTTTTGCTGATTGCCTCCGGAAAGATTCCCGCAAAGCTGGTGCACGCTTGGGGTTTTCGTACGCAGAAGCTCCACATATTTTTCCGCATTCTTAAGCCCTTCCTTATCATTGATAAATCCATAATGAGTGATGTTTGGAAGATGGGCCATGTTCGTATTATATTTAATGTCAAGGCCAAGAGCCAGACCATCACGCTTCCGGTCCTCCGTAGCATATCCGATCCCATGCTTAATGGCCTGGATCACAGAGTTGATCTTGATTGGTTTTCCTTCCAGCGTAAGCTCCATGGAATCCGCCTGATCCGCACCGAAGATGCAGCGCATAAGCTCTGTTCTTCCCGCTCCTACCAGTCCTGATATTCCAAGGATTTCTCCTTTTCTCACACAAAAATAATCCGCATTTACTTTAGTGCCTCTGCGGACATTTCTGGCCTCAAGTACTATTTCTCCGATGTTACGCTTGTATTTAGGATATTTATCCTCCAAAGAACGTCCAACGATCATATTTACCAGTTCATCCATGGTGATCTCATTAAGATTCCTGGTGCCTATGTACTGGCCATCCCTGATAATCGTAACCCGTTCACAGATCTGATTAAGTTCCGCCATTCGGTGGGAAATATAAACCATACCCACTCCCTTTTCTTTTAAGCGGCGGATGATACCGAACAACTGCTCGATCTCCTTTTCTGTAAGGGTTGCTGTCGGCTCATCAAGAACCAGTATTTTTGAATTAAAGCTGATCGCTTTTGCAATTTCTACCATCTGCTGCTGAGCAATGCTTAAACTTCCCACATGGGCATAGGTATTTAATTCAATACCCAGATCATCAAGGATCTTCTGCGCTTCCTCATGCATCTTGCCGTCATCGATAAAAATTCCTTTTTTATGGGCCCTGCCGATGAATATATTGTCTGCCACACTAAGATGACCGCACATATTCAACTCCTGCATGATGATACACACACCAAGCTCATGGGCCTTTGCAACAGAATCAATGTCCACCTTATTACCTTCAATGAATATTTCACCTTCATCTGCCCGGTGAACACCGGATAAAATCTTCATCAGGGTGGATTTACCGGCTCCGTTTTCACCGACAAGCCCAAGGACCTCACCCTTATTCACTGACAAACTTACTTTATCGAGAGCCTTGACTCCGGGGAAGCTTTTACTTATCCCTTCCATTCGAAACAATTCCTGTTTCATGCCCCTTCCTCCTCTCTACTTTATATACACTCTCTGTGTTTGAATTCATTATAACGACAGGCCCCGACAGATTCTATCGTAACTTTTTATCATCCATAGTAGAATTTTATCCTTTCAGCCAAATTTACATAAAAAAACACCTGTCATCTCATCATGACAGGCATTTTAACAAACAGATTAACTTTGGAGATCTTTCAGACTGGACATTCTGTACTCCGAAGGATTTACCCCTTCCAGCCGTTTGAAAACCTTTGTAAAATAATTGGAATCCAAGTAACCCACTCTGACTCCTACCTCCTTTACGATCACATTGGGCTGGGCCAGCAGCTTTTTCGCTTCCTCCACTCTGTATTCCGCCAGATAAGAGGTAAAGCTTTGCCCGAACTGAAGCTTGAACATCCTGCAAAAATAAGGCTCTGAATACCCAACGGCCCGGGCTGTTTCGCTCATGGAAATATCATTCATATAATTGGACCGGATATATTCCTCCACCATGGATGTCATTACAGACAAGCGGCTTCCGCTAAAATCAGACTCCTCATCCAAAACCGGATGGGCCTCCTCCTCTTCTCTTTCCTTATGCGGTTTGATTTCCCCCTGCTGATCCTCCTGTTCACCGGCAATCCGCAGAGCCTCCTCAACCACGTTCAAGACCTCTTTCTGAGAATAAGGCTTCAGCAGATATTCCATAGCCCTGATGGAAATCGCCTTTTTCGCATAGTCAAAGCGGTCGTAGGCTGTCAGGAATATAAGGCAGCAATCCTTATTTTCCTTCCTCATGATTTCCGCAGCCTGGATTCCGTTCATTCCCGGCATACCAATATCCAGGATTACCACCTGGATATCTTCCCTTTTAAAAATGTCTACTGCCTCTTTTCCATTCTGAGCCTCAAAGACCTGACATTCCTCTCCGAATTTCTTCAGCAGCATCTTTTTAAGCACAATTCGCTCTATCATTTCATCTTCCACTATCATTAACCGATACATAATCCATTATATCCCTTCTCCGACCAAATTCTATCTGTACCACTGTGCCGCTGTTTTTTCCGCTGTCAATGGTCACCTTTCCATATTCGTAGTAATAAGAAATCCTTCTATATATATTCCCCAGCCCGATTCCAAGGCCTGTCCCCTTTGTTTCAATGGCATTCCTGATAGCTGTCAGGGTTTCTAAGTCCATGCCCTTTCCCGTATCCGCTACGGATATCCATAAAAGTTCTCCTCTTTTCTCGATCCGTATGTTGATGCTTCCTCCGTTCTCCTTTTCCTGGATCCCGTGAATTACCGCATTTTCCACCAATGGCTGCAGCATGAAGACCGGCACCTCTTCCTTGTATAGGTCCATGCTGCAGTTGATTCCCCATTGAATCCGGTCTCCAAAACGCATCTTCTGGATGTACATATAATCCTTTACTACCTTAAGCTCCTGCTCAAGAGGTTCAAAGGCATTGGACGTCCGGAGGCTGTAACGAAGAAGGCTGCTGATTGCCACAAGCATTTCCTCCGTCACCGGCGCTTCCTCCATCTGCGCCATCCTGGTAATCATATTCAGTGTATTAAAGAGAAAGTGGGGATTTAACTGACTTTTGATCAGCTGAAGCTGGGCCATGGAAAACCGCTTCTCAAGCTCCGCCCTCTCCAGTTCATGCCGGTACAGCTTTTCTTCCATCTGCCGTTTCTCCTCCGTCGCTGTGATGTAGTCCCGGGTGGCATGCTTCATCTTGTTGAATGCGCTTACCAGCTGTCCGATCTCATCCCTTCCATCCCAATGGACGTCAGGGGAAGAAAAATCGTTCTTCTCGATCTTACCTGAGACCGTAGCCAACTGCACCACTGTTTTTACAATGCTGCCGGTAATAAAACGCAAAAGGATCATAAGTACAAAAAAAGCGAAAATGCTGATGGCGACCAGAATGTAAGGCATGCGCTTAAGCACAGGGATCTGAATTTCGTAATAATCATTTCCTCCCATTAAAACCACCTTGGTCAGACGTGTTCCATAGAGGTCCAGATATTTCTGCATATTATATGTTTTGTAAAGTTCCCTGATATAGCTGGGGTCATTCTGATTCATTTCCACTACTTTTTCCCGCTGCTTTTCATAGGTATCATAACCGTTTTTGATGTTCCAGGTGATCCCATAGCGCTCTTCCCCGATTTTATCATAATCATAGGGCAGGCTGTTTAAATATACTCTGGTTTCCTGGCAGCCCTGCCGGTATGCCTCCTTATTTTCTGGAGTATTGTTTGCTAACACCTGGGCAAACAATCCCCTTTCATTCTCCATGGACTCCTGAAACTTATAGCAGGCCAGGTTATCATCCATGATAATGCTCACATCGTTGATAAAAATATATGCCACTTTCAGATTGATGAAAATGGAAGCTGCCATAATGATCCCGACGCTTCCTATGATCACGTATAGTTTCCTTTTCAAAGACATCTGATACCAAAGGGCAAGCAATCGATCTCCCACCTGTTTACCTCCAACGATTCGTTTTCACACATACACTAACTAATCTTATCCTTTCCTTGAACTTCCGTCAATAACAAAAAATACCCTGTAAGCAGTACACATATTTTTTGTGTACCGCTTACAGGGCAGTGTTTATCTCATAAATATACTACAGGTTAAAGGCCTTCCAAAGTCGCTTAAAATAATCGGCAAATTTGGCTTCCCTGACTGACTCTGCAGTTAATATGGGAACTTCTCCAATCCGTTTCCCTCCAAGGGTATAAATAAGGTTCCCGGCCTTCTGTCCCTCTTCTAACGGAGCAGAAATGGAAGGTGCCAGCTCCAGCGTCTTTTCAATGGCCGAGAAATCTTCTCCCTTAAGGCTCAAGTAAGAAAAGGAACCGCCATACTTCAACGGAACCTGATCCGTTACTCCGTTATCAACCACCATATCTGGAAGAGGAAGCATCTCCTTATCCTCATACAGCTTGCAGTTGGCATATCCATAGTTTAAAAGAGTCTGGGCATCGGCAAACCTGACTTTGTAATCCGGAGCTGCCATGATTGAGGCAATGAGGCGGACTCCCTCCTTCTCTGCAGTTGCAGAAAGACAATACTTTGCCACTGATGTGGAACCGGTCTTTAAACCGGTCACAGTGAAATTCGTAGCCATCTTTAATAGCTTATTGGTATTGGAAAGGCCGAATTCCTTTGTTCCCTGCTTTGTCACATGGGTGATATTCTCCATCCAGATCGTAGAATAGTTATGAATCTGAGGATATTTGGTGATTAATTCTCTGGACATAATCGCAATATCCCTGGCCGTTGTCACATGGGTGGCAGAATCGGTAAGTCCGCAGCAATCTTCAAAATGAGTGTTTGTCATCCCAAGTCCTGCCGCACGCTCATTCATCATCTTAATAAATTCGTCTTCTGTTCCTGCTATGTATTCCGCCATGGCTACCGAAGCGTCATTCCCCGATGCGATAACAATGCATTTAATCAGGGTTTCCACCGTCTGAATTTCCCCTTCTTCCAGAAACACCTGGGAGCCTCCCATGGACTTTGCGTGGGCACTTGTAACAACCTCATCCGACAGCTTGATTTTACCGGAATCCAGCGCGTCAAAAATAAGGATCAAAGTCATAATTTTCGTAATGCTCGCCGGGCTCCTTTTTTCATCCGCGTTCTTTTCAAAAATAATCTGTCCAGTTGACGCTTCCATCAGAACGGCGCTGGGGGACTGCAAAGCCGGACCGCCCTCCGCATTCACCCGTTTCGCCTCTTCTGCCTGGATAATCATGTCCGAGGCTACCGTCACATCCGGCTCTTGCCCTGCCGCCGGAAAGCATAAACAGAA
This genomic stretch from Lacrimispora sphenoides harbors:
- a CDS encoding sensor histidine kinase, whose protein sequence is MGDRLLALWYQMSLKRKLYVIIGSVGIIMAASIFINLKVAYIFINDVSIIMDDNLACYKFQESMENERGLFAQVLANNTPENKEAYRQGCQETRVYLNSLPYDYDKIGEERYGITWNIKNGYDTYEKQREKVVEMNQNDPSYIRELYKTYNMQKYLDLYGTRLTKVVLMGGNDYYEIQIPVLKRMPYILVAISIFAFFVLMILLRFITGSIVKTVVQLATVSGKIEKNDFSSPDVHWDGRDEIGQLVSAFNKMKHATRDYITATEEKRQMEEKLYRHELERAELEKRFSMAQLQLIKSQLNPHFLFNTLNMITRMAQMEEAPVTEEMLVAISSLLRYSLRTSNAFEPLEQELKVVKDYMYIQKMRFGDRIQWGINCSMDLYKEEVPVFMLQPLVENAVIHGIQEKENGGSINIRIEKRGELLWISVADTGKGMDLETLTAIRNAIETKGTGLGIGLGNIYRRISYYYEYGKVTIDSGKNSGTVVQIEFGRRRDIMDYVSVNDSGR
- a CDS encoding D-alanyl-D-alanine carboxypeptidase family protein produces the protein MKRVTAFVLSCLLLFFCLCFPAAGQEPDVTVASDMIIQAEEAKRVNAEGGPALQSPSAVLMEASTGQIIFEKNADEKRSPASITKIMTLILIFDALDSGKIKLSDEVVTSAHAKSMGGSQVFLEEGEIQTVETLIKCIVIASGNDASVAMAEYIAGTEDEFIKMMNERAAGLGMTNTHFEDCCGLTDSATHVTTARDIAIMSRELITKYPQIHNYSTIWMENITHVTKQGTKEFGLSNTNKLLKMATNFTVTGLKTGSTSVAKYCLSATAEKEGVRLIASIMAAPDYKVRFADAQTLLNYGYANCKLYEDKEMLPLPDMVVDNGVTDQVPLKYGGSFSYLSLKGEDFSAIEKTLELAPSISAPLEEGQKAGNLIYTLGGKRIGEVPILTAESVREAKFADYFKRLWKAFNL